In the Bactrocera tryoni isolate S06 unplaced genomic scaffold, CSIRO_BtryS06_freeze2 scaffold_780, whole genome shotgun sequence genome, one interval contains:
- the LOC120781954 gene encoding uncharacterized protein LOC120781954, whose product MTRYGSLKKTAALHPNRYPLSCTLCKGKHPLRLCSSFRAKTPEERLREALIGKYCINCLAVNHRSANCPSDARCRRCNEKHHTMLHIGENTRRRPAVPQILSWSEQVSSDDALSIDASDPGTETRPLQPEPEEGELLEIGAETRPFRPSQRGETETRTFRPLLQHGRRGHKRRLRRRQAHNPARLETRSLQLHRASSFRAGLTNRAGRVAHSLLPTTAILPTAVVKIEAGGRLHLIRALIDACAPTSLIARDLAVELKLEQTHIGGQRGCLVVLRGRHGTNTRISTHVRTINGYMRISPTTTLDSDLAAPYSHIKLADPNFYKSSPIRLVLGADVYSRIMTQQVMPHTFGQFLAQGSIFGWVLSGTARY is encoded by the coding sequence ATGACTCGCTATGGAAGCTTAAAGAAGACCGCGGCGCTACATCCGAACCGCTACCCGCTTTCATGCACGCTGTGCAAGGGAAAGCACCCATTGCGGCTCTGCTCGTCCTTCCGGGCCAAGACACCGGAGGAGCGCCTACGGGAGGCACTCATCGGAAAGTACTGCATAAATTGCCTCGCGGTCAACCACCGGTCAGCGAACTGCCCCAGCGACGCACGGTGCCGGCGCTGCAACGAGAAGCACCACACGATGCTCCACATCGGCGAAAATACCCGTCGCCGCCCCGCAGTGCCTCAAATCCTATCATGGAGCGAACAAGTAAGTTCCGATGATGCCCTCTCCATTGATGCATCAGACCCTGGAACGGAGACTAGGCCTCTCCAACCAGAACCGGAGGAGGGAGAACTCCTTGAAATCGGAGCGGAAACACGGCCTTTCCGCCCATCACAGCGAGGGGAAACGGAAACCCGGACTTTCCGCCCCCTTCTGCAACATGGACGTCGCGGACACAAACGCCGTCTGCGCCGTCGCCAAGCGCACAACCCGGCCAGACTGGAGACCAGGTCTCTCCAGCTGCACCGGGCTAGCTCCTTCAGAGCCGGGCTAACCAATCGAGCCGGCAGAGTGGCTCATTCCTTGCTGCCAACGACAGCCATCTTACCGACGGCGGTAGTGAAGATCGAGGCAGGAGGACGCCTCCACTTAATCAGGGCGCTGATAGACGCATGCGCCCCTACGTCGCTAATTGCGCGCGACCTAGCAGTCGAATTGAAATTGGAGCAGACGCATATCGGCGGTCAACGCGGCTGCCTTGTAGTACTGCGCGGCAGACACGGGACAAATACCCGCATCTCAACCCACGTGAGGACAATAAACGGCTATATGCGCATCAGCCCGACCACCACATTGGACTCCGACCTAGCAGCCCCATACTCACACATCAAGCTGGCGGATCCAAACTTCTATAAGTCATCGCCGATACGCTTGGTGCTCGGCGCGGATGTGTATTCCCGCATCATGACCCAACAGGTCATGCCACACACATTTGGGCAGTTCCTCGCTCAGGGCTCCATCTTCGGCTGGGTGCTCTCGGGTACGGCCCGGTACTAG